One region of Bombus affinis isolate iyBomAffi1 chromosome 3, iyBomAffi1.2, whole genome shotgun sequence genomic DNA includes:
- the LOC126914950 gene encoding large neutral amino acids transporter small subunit 2 isoform X2, protein MIPKSGGDYAYINDAFGPLPAFLYLYVALFVLVPTGNAITALTFAQYILQPVWHGCVPPYAAVRLLAAVITCLLTAINCYNVKWATRVQDIFTGTKIFALVIIMVAGFWWLCMGHTENFRHPMHGTNTQPGYVALAVYSGLFSYSGWNYLNYVTEELKDPYRNLPRAICISLPLVTVIYVLANIAYFVVLTQDEILASNAVAVTFSDKLLGVMSWIMPLFVACSTFGALNGAIFASSRLFFVGARNGHLPAAIALINVRNLTPMPSLIFLCIITLALLIIEDVYVLIYYVSFVEALFTTLSVSGLLWLRYKSPDRQRPIKVSIVLPIIFFIICAFLVTFPCYVSPWEVGVGVIIILSGIPMYCIFIYWEKKPKWIVRSSHNFNMICAKLFMCVQEEKSD, encoded by the exons ATGATCCCAAAATCCGGAGGCGACTACGCTTACATCAACGACGCTTTTGGACCCCTACCGGCGTTCCTCTACCTGTACGTGGCATTGTTCGTGCTGGTCCCAACTGGAAACGCGATCACAGCCCTAACGTTCGCACAATACATCTTGCAACCAGTTTGGCACGGTTGCGTTCCTCCGTACGCAGCGGTGCGACTACTCGCTGCCGTTATCACGT GCTTGTTAACAGCCATTAACTGTTACAACGTGAAATGGGCGACCAGAGTGCAGGATATCTTCACCGGAACGAAGATCTTCGCCCTGGTGATCATCATGGTTGCTGGATTTTGGTGGCTCTGCATGGGTCACACGGAAAATTTTCGCCATCCCATGCATGGAACCAATACCCAGCCTGGCTACGTTGCTCTAGCCGTTTATTCAGGCCTGTTCTCTTATTCCGGATGGAATTATCTGAATTACGTAACCGAGGAGCTAAAGGATCCTTACAG AAATCTTCCAAGAGCGATTTGCATATCATTGCCGTTGGTGACTGTGATTTATGTCCTGGCGAACATTGCTTATTTCGTGGTGTTAACGCAAGATGAAATTCTGGCATCGAACGCTGTCGCTGTC ACTTTCAGCGACAAACTGTTGGGCGTGATGTCTTGGATAATGCCGTTGTTCGTAGCTTGCTCGACGTTCGGGGCGTTGAACGGAGCAATTTTCGCATCGTCGCGATTATTTTTCGTAGGAGCTCGCAACGGACATCTGCCTGCCGCCATTGCTCTCATCAATGTGCGAAACTTAACGCCGATGCCGTCGCTCATTTTTCTC TGCATTATCACCCTGGCACTTTTGATCATAGAGGATGTCTATGTGCTGATCTATTATGTTAGCTTCGTTGAAGCACTATTCACTACGCTCTCGGTGTCTGGCCTCCTCTGGCTTCGTTACAAAAGTCCCGATCGCCAACGACCAATAAAG GTGTCTATCGTATTaccaattatatttttcataatatgCGCTTTCCTGGTCACATTCCCCTGCTACGTGTCTCCATGGGAAGTGGGAGTAGGAGTGATAATCATCTTATCTGGCATTCCTATGTATTGCATCTTCATTTATTGGGAAAAGAAACCTAAATGGATCGTCAGATCGTCTC ACAATTTCAACATGATCTGCGCTAAATTATTCATGTGCGTGCAGGAGGAGAAAAGCGATTGA
- the LOC126914948 gene encoding centromere protein I-like isoform X2, with protein sequence MTDKERDTFLKFLRDLKVKKKDYSTFEESLGILQNYAATKGLIDEDIDLLADIIINTELGILDYQLIDKKVINIYYSVFFYMMLKKERLERHIARIIYVLTKPEDVTRRDVSRLLNLHQKYSKPRKHIIVLLSLFKSYKPELVPEKIQSINTESVWKPIPEILRLMLQDAKSRLEIQQTQDLHSECFNWNVFEFMKTKKTVAPLLPPVGYFQIGSNIFKEKDTKSIFEISSTEELGKLHLSVELPCNAISLLSNIAGYHLLTFADFHYQSRFSYNLYNTLIRAFILENEKFSTEEINKLLDITIEFSQYMQQDILVVNRFLDEYLYFNTGEYQSKLLVLLQWMTSVSISDLQEKILVHVQNMFYESTLSMKCEIIRTLKMLITNLFVSQAFEECSHKTPAPFLGQGAVDNLEEAIPILTKTSKTLIVSGLNIHSYDILLLSEALSFYEEICILENRSTVMSFTLAPPAVIYGGFITKHCAILSKICKLLLRYRNRSLQLKNRKVQKLYKKKFNIISIYAQDIVEALWYDEPFKKRSNMYFLRNVPTRVMEDLKHCNLNCLLNIGNHYAILPYKCILNKTGLSINTREAAMSVALYYYPTVSEFLDIFQN encoded by the exons atgacagATAAAGAAAGGGATACCTTTTTAAAGTTTTTACGAGATTTGAAAG TAAAGAAGAAAGATTATTCTACATttgaagaatcactcggtatattacaaaattatgcTGCGACTAAAGGGTTGATAGATGAAGATATCGATTTGTTAGcagatattattataaatacagaATTAG GCATATTGGACTATCAACTAATAGataaaaaagttataaatatatattatagcgTCTTCTTTTATATGATGTTGAAAAAGGAAAGACTG GAAAGACATATAGCGCGTATCATTTATGTATTAACAAAACCAGAAGATGTAACTCGCAGAGATGTATCTAGATTactgaatcttcatcagaaatATTCGAAACCTCGTAAACATATTATTGTCTTATTGTC attattcAAATCTTACAAACCAGAATTAGTACCTGAAAAAATTCAATCTATAAATACAGAAAGTGTATGGAAACCAATACCTGAAATTTTGCGATTAATGCTTCAAGATGCGAAAAGTCGTTTAGAGATTCAACAAACACAGGACTTACATTCAGAGTGTTTTAACTGGAATGTATTTGAG TTTATGAAAACAAAGAAGACTGTAGCACCTCTGTTACCACCTGTAGGATATTTTCAAATTGGCTCTAATATTTTCAAAGAGAAGGATACAAAATCTATCTTTGAGATTTCtag TACAGAAGAATTGGGAAAATTGCACTTAAGCGTAGAATTACCGTGTAATGCCATATCACTTTTGTCTAATATTGCTGGTTACCATCTTCTTACATTTGCTGATTTCCACTATCAGAGTAGATTCTCTTATAATCTCTACAATACTTTAATAAGAG catttatcttggaaaatgaaaaattttctacAGAAGAAATTAACAAATTACTTGATATAACTATAGAATTTTCACAATATATGCAACAAGATATACTTGTCGTTAATCGTTTCCTTGATGAATATCTGTATTTTAATACGGGAGAATATCAATCAAAGTTACTAGTTTTATTGCAATGGATGACGTCGGTGTCTATTAGCG ATTTACAGGAAAAGATATTAGTTCATGTACAAAATATGTTTTACGAATCAACCTTAAGTATGAAGTGTGAGATTATCAGAACATTGAAAATGTTGATCACAAATTTG TTTGTTAGTCAAGCATTTGAAGAATGCAGTCATAAAACACCTGCACCATTTCTAGGACAAGGTGCAGTGGATAATTTAGAAGAGGCTATTCCTATTCTCACAAAAACCTCAAAAACCCTTATCGTGTCTGGTTTAAACATACATTCgtacgatattttattattatcggaGGCATTATCATTTTATGAGGAG ATTTGTATATTGGAAAATCGAAGTACCGTAATGTCGTTTACATTAGCACCCCCTGCAGTAATTTATGGAGGTTTTATTACGAAGCATTGTGCGATTTTGTCAAAAATATGCAAATTGCTATTGAG GTATCGTAATAGAAGTTTACAATTAAAAAATCGTAAGGTACAAAAGTTATATAAGAaaaagtttaatattatatctaTCTATGCTCAAGACATTGTTGAAGCATTATGGTATGAcgag CCATTTAAAAAACGCAGTAATATGTACTTTTTAAGAAATGTTCCAACGAGGGTGATGGAAGATTTAAAACATTGCAATCTAAATTGCCTTTTAAATATTGGTAACCATTACGCCATCTTACCTTACAAATGTATATTGAACAAAACAGGACTGAGTATTAACACAAGAGAG GCTGCTATGAGCGTAGCATTGTATTATTATCCAACCGTAAGTGAATTTCTtgatatatttcaaaattaa
- the LOC126914952 gene encoding transmembrane protein 231-like isoform X1, with protein sequence MATLEIFSSPIDYKYKSKICSLSSLVVLFLIVLSLISPFFIISNTGGYSLKNRVLMEKPDVSFNYKYILLANRDYSVNPIICSTFKTYKDNEIKDDCILIKVREIDTNMDGRKDILKFEARFYTDEPIRSLKLLLFFNFQLKQLVETTVESIAYFAHTLNEEAQKVCFYGDLILQQKSVITSEGLYETYNHSIEIADYSIDELLMENFKRKFAAKISDKYVMEQSGYSNENVVIIQGELVYRDYLIHYQPSIWEELKWIWVQYLSCFLVFAYVTKHVLVFLFSNRYLNCYIIKPWKNK encoded by the exons ATGGCTACTCTCGAAATATTTTCAAGTCCTATCGATTATAAATACAAGAgtaaaatatgttctttgagCTCTCTCGTCGTACTATTTCTTATAGTTTTATCATTGATTAGCcccttttttattatttcgaaCACAGGag GTTACTCATTGAAAAATCGTGTACTAATGGAGAAGCCTGATGTATCGTTtaactataaatatattttgttagCAAACAGAGATTACAGTGTTAATCCTATAATTTGTTCAACTTTTAAAACATACAAGGATAACGAAATCAAGGATGACTGTATATTGATAAAG GTTCGAGAAATAGATACAAATATGGATGGTAGAAAGGACATTTTAAAGTTTGAAGCACGCTTTTATACCGACGAACCTATAAGATCTCTTAAACTTTTACTTTTCTTCAATTTCCAACTAAAG CAGTTGGTGGAGACGACGGTAGAATCCATTGCATATTTTGCTCATACGTTAAACGAAGAGGCGCAGAAAGTATGTTTCTACGGTGATTTGATATTGCAACAAAAGAGCGTGATCACTAGCGAAGGTTTATATGAAACTTATAATCACAGTATAGAAATTGCCGACTATTCCATAGATGAATTACTTATGGAGAATTTTAAGAGGAAAT TTGCAGCTAAAATAAGCGATAAATATGTAATGGAACAATCGGGTTATTCGAATGAAAACGTAGTAATTATCCAAGGAGAACTAGTTTATAGGGATTATTTAATTCATTATCAACCTAGTATTTGGGAAGAATTGAAATGGATATGGGTTCAATATTTGTCATGCTTTCTGGTATTTGCTTACGTAACTAAGCATGTGTTGGTTTTCTTATTTTCAAATCGATATTTAAATTGTTATATTATAAAACCGTGGAAGAATAAATAG
- the LOC126914952 gene encoding transmembrane protein 231-like isoform X2 produces the protein MATLEIFSSPIDYKYKSKICSLSSLVVLFLIVLSLISPFFIISNTGGYSLKNRVLMEKPDVSFNYKYILLANRDYSVNPIICSTFKTYKDNEIKDDCILIKVREIDTNMDGRKDILKFEARFYTDEPIRSLKLLLFFNFQLKLVETTVESIAYFAHTLNEEAQKVCFYGDLILQQKSVITSEGLYETYNHSIEIADYSIDELLMENFKRKFAAKISDKYVMEQSGYSNENVVIIQGELVYRDYLIHYQPSIWEELKWIWVQYLSCFLVFAYVTKHVLVFLFSNRYLNCYIIKPWKNK, from the exons ATGGCTACTCTCGAAATATTTTCAAGTCCTATCGATTATAAATACAAGAgtaaaatatgttctttgagCTCTCTCGTCGTACTATTTCTTATAGTTTTATCATTGATTAGCcccttttttattatttcgaaCACAGGag GTTACTCATTGAAAAATCGTGTACTAATGGAGAAGCCTGATGTATCGTTtaactataaatatattttgttagCAAACAGAGATTACAGTGTTAATCCTATAATTTGTTCAACTTTTAAAACATACAAGGATAACGAAATCAAGGATGACTGTATATTGATAAAG GTTCGAGAAATAGATACAAATATGGATGGTAGAAAGGACATTTTAAAGTTTGAAGCACGCTTTTATACCGACGAACCTATAAGATCTCTTAAACTTTTACTTTTCTTCAATTTCCAACTAAAG TTGGTGGAGACGACGGTAGAATCCATTGCATATTTTGCTCATACGTTAAACGAAGAGGCGCAGAAAGTATGTTTCTACGGTGATTTGATATTGCAACAAAAGAGCGTGATCACTAGCGAAGGTTTATATGAAACTTATAATCACAGTATAGAAATTGCCGACTATTCCATAGATGAATTACTTATGGAGAATTTTAAGAGGAAAT TTGCAGCTAAAATAAGCGATAAATATGTAATGGAACAATCGGGTTATTCGAATGAAAACGTAGTAATTATCCAAGGAGAACTAGTTTATAGGGATTATTTAATTCATTATCAACCTAGTATTTGGGAAGAATTGAAATGGATATGGGTTCAATATTTGTCATGCTTTCTGGTATTTGCTTACGTAACTAAGCATGTGTTGGTTTTCTTATTTTCAAATCGATATTTAAATTGTTATATTATAAAACCGTGGAAGAATAAATAG
- the LOC126914948 gene encoding centromere protein I-like isoform X3 — MMLKKERLERHIARIIYVLTKPEDVTRRDVSRLLNLHQKYSKPRKHIIVLLSLFKSYKPELVPEKIQSINTESVWKPIPEILRLMLQDAKSRLEIQQTQDLHSECFNWNVFEFMKTKKTVAPLLPPVGYFQIGSNIFKEKDTKSIFEISSTEELGKLHLSVELPCNAISLLSNIAGYHLLTFADFHYQSRFSYNLYNTLIRAFILENEKFSTEEINKLLDITIEFSQYMQQDILVVNRFLDEYLYFNTGEYQSKLLVLLQWMTSVSISDLQEKILVHVQNMFYESTLSMKCEIIRTLKMLITNLFVSQAFEECSHKTPAPFLGQGAVDNLEEAIPILTKTSKTLIVSGLNIHSYDILLLSEALSFYEEICILENRSTVMSFTLAPPAVIYGGFITKHCAILSKICKLLLRYRNRSLQLKNRKVQKLYKKKFNIISIYAQDIVEALWYDEPFKKRSNMYFLRNVPTRVMEDLKHCNLNCLLNIGNHYAILPYKCILNKTGLSINTREAAMSVALYYYPTVSEFLDIFQN; from the exons ATGATGTTGAAAAAGGAAAGACTG GAAAGACATATAGCGCGTATCATTTATGTATTAACAAAACCAGAAGATGTAACTCGCAGAGATGTATCTAGATTactgaatcttcatcagaaatATTCGAAACCTCGTAAACATATTATTGTCTTATTGTC attattcAAATCTTACAAACCAGAATTAGTACCTGAAAAAATTCAATCTATAAATACAGAAAGTGTATGGAAACCAATACCTGAAATTTTGCGATTAATGCTTCAAGATGCGAAAAGTCGTTTAGAGATTCAACAAACACAGGACTTACATTCAGAGTGTTTTAACTGGAATGTATTTGAG TTTATGAAAACAAAGAAGACTGTAGCACCTCTGTTACCACCTGTAGGATATTTTCAAATTGGCTCTAATATTTTCAAAGAGAAGGATACAAAATCTATCTTTGAGATTTCtag TACAGAAGAATTGGGAAAATTGCACTTAAGCGTAGAATTACCGTGTAATGCCATATCACTTTTGTCTAATATTGCTGGTTACCATCTTCTTACATTTGCTGATTTCCACTATCAGAGTAGATTCTCTTATAATCTCTACAATACTTTAATAAGAG catttatcttggaaaatgaaaaattttctacAGAAGAAATTAACAAATTACTTGATATAACTATAGAATTTTCACAATATATGCAACAAGATATACTTGTCGTTAATCGTTTCCTTGATGAATATCTGTATTTTAATACGGGAGAATATCAATCAAAGTTACTAGTTTTATTGCAATGGATGACGTCGGTGTCTATTAGCG ATTTACAGGAAAAGATATTAGTTCATGTACAAAATATGTTTTACGAATCAACCTTAAGTATGAAGTGTGAGATTATCAGAACATTGAAAATGTTGATCACAAATTTG TTTGTTAGTCAAGCATTTGAAGAATGCAGTCATAAAACACCTGCACCATTTCTAGGACAAGGTGCAGTGGATAATTTAGAAGAGGCTATTCCTATTCTCACAAAAACCTCAAAAACCCTTATCGTGTCTGGTTTAAACATACATTCgtacgatattttattattatcggaGGCATTATCATTTTATGAGGAG ATTTGTATATTGGAAAATCGAAGTACCGTAATGTCGTTTACATTAGCACCCCCTGCAGTAATTTATGGAGGTTTTATTACGAAGCATTGTGCGATTTTGTCAAAAATATGCAAATTGCTATTGAG GTATCGTAATAGAAGTTTACAATTAAAAAATCGTAAGGTACAAAAGTTATATAAGAaaaagtttaatattatatctaTCTATGCTCAAGACATTGTTGAAGCATTATGGTATGAcgag CCATTTAAAAAACGCAGTAATATGTACTTTTTAAGAAATGTTCCAACGAGGGTGATGGAAGATTTAAAACATTGCAATCTAAATTGCCTTTTAAATATTGGTAACCATTACGCCATCTTACCTTACAAATGTATATTGAACAAAACAGGACTGAGTATTAACACAAGAGAG GCTGCTATGAGCGTAGCATTGTATTATTATCCAACCGTAAGTGAATTTCTtgatatatttcaaaattaa
- the LOC126914948 gene encoding centromere protein I-like isoform X1 yields the protein MTDKERDTFLKFLRDLKVKKKDYSTFEESLGILQNYAATKGLIDEDIDLLADIIINTELGATKLVSLAKCLVPRHEIPERTVKSLISWCLASINELPITVSTIIIQWTVGILDYQLIDKKVINIYYSVFFYMMLKKERLERHIARIIYVLTKPEDVTRRDVSRLLNLHQKYSKPRKHIIVLLSLFKSYKPELVPEKIQSINTESVWKPIPEILRLMLQDAKSRLEIQQTQDLHSECFNWNVFEFMKTKKTVAPLLPPVGYFQIGSNIFKEKDTKSIFEISSTEELGKLHLSVELPCNAISLLSNIAGYHLLTFADFHYQSRFSYNLYNTLIRAFILENEKFSTEEINKLLDITIEFSQYMQQDILVVNRFLDEYLYFNTGEYQSKLLVLLQWMTSVSISDLQEKILVHVQNMFYESTLSMKCEIIRTLKMLITNLFVSQAFEECSHKTPAPFLGQGAVDNLEEAIPILTKTSKTLIVSGLNIHSYDILLLSEALSFYEEICILENRSTVMSFTLAPPAVIYGGFITKHCAILSKICKLLLRYRNRSLQLKNRKVQKLYKKKFNIISIYAQDIVEALWYDEPFKKRSNMYFLRNVPTRVMEDLKHCNLNCLLNIGNHYAILPYKCILNKTGLSINTREAAMSVALYYYPTVSEFLDIFQN from the exons atgacagATAAAGAAAGGGATACCTTTTTAAAGTTTTTACGAGATTTGAAAG TAAAGAAGAAAGATTATTCTACATttgaagaatcactcggtatattacaaaattatgcTGCGACTAAAGGGTTGATAGATGAAGATATCGATTTGTTAGcagatattattataaatacagaATTAG GTGCCACTAAATTAGTATCCTTGGCAAAGTGTTTAGTTCCAAGACACGAGATACCTGAACGCACGGTTAAGTCCCTTATTTCTTGGTGCCTAGCATCTATAAATGAACTGCCCATTACTGTATCCACTATTATTATACAATGGACAGTtg GCATATTGGACTATCAACTAATAGataaaaaagttataaatatatattatagcgTCTTCTTTTATATGATGTTGAAAAAGGAAAGACTG GAAAGACATATAGCGCGTATCATTTATGTATTAACAAAACCAGAAGATGTAACTCGCAGAGATGTATCTAGATTactgaatcttcatcagaaatATTCGAAACCTCGTAAACATATTATTGTCTTATTGTC attattcAAATCTTACAAACCAGAATTAGTACCTGAAAAAATTCAATCTATAAATACAGAAAGTGTATGGAAACCAATACCTGAAATTTTGCGATTAATGCTTCAAGATGCGAAAAGTCGTTTAGAGATTCAACAAACACAGGACTTACATTCAGAGTGTTTTAACTGGAATGTATTTGAG TTTATGAAAACAAAGAAGACTGTAGCACCTCTGTTACCACCTGTAGGATATTTTCAAATTGGCTCTAATATTTTCAAAGAGAAGGATACAAAATCTATCTTTGAGATTTCtag TACAGAAGAATTGGGAAAATTGCACTTAAGCGTAGAATTACCGTGTAATGCCATATCACTTTTGTCTAATATTGCTGGTTACCATCTTCTTACATTTGCTGATTTCCACTATCAGAGTAGATTCTCTTATAATCTCTACAATACTTTAATAAGAG catttatcttggaaaatgaaaaattttctacAGAAGAAATTAACAAATTACTTGATATAACTATAGAATTTTCACAATATATGCAACAAGATATACTTGTCGTTAATCGTTTCCTTGATGAATATCTGTATTTTAATACGGGAGAATATCAATCAAAGTTACTAGTTTTATTGCAATGGATGACGTCGGTGTCTATTAGCG ATTTACAGGAAAAGATATTAGTTCATGTACAAAATATGTTTTACGAATCAACCTTAAGTATGAAGTGTGAGATTATCAGAACATTGAAAATGTTGATCACAAATTTG TTTGTTAGTCAAGCATTTGAAGAATGCAGTCATAAAACACCTGCACCATTTCTAGGACAAGGTGCAGTGGATAATTTAGAAGAGGCTATTCCTATTCTCACAAAAACCTCAAAAACCCTTATCGTGTCTGGTTTAAACATACATTCgtacgatattttattattatcggaGGCATTATCATTTTATGAGGAG ATTTGTATATTGGAAAATCGAAGTACCGTAATGTCGTTTACATTAGCACCCCCTGCAGTAATTTATGGAGGTTTTATTACGAAGCATTGTGCGATTTTGTCAAAAATATGCAAATTGCTATTGAG GTATCGTAATAGAAGTTTACAATTAAAAAATCGTAAGGTACAAAAGTTATATAAGAaaaagtttaatattatatctaTCTATGCTCAAGACATTGTTGAAGCATTATGGTATGAcgag CCATTTAAAAAACGCAGTAATATGTACTTTTTAAGAAATGTTCCAACGAGGGTGATGGAAGATTTAAAACATTGCAATCTAAATTGCCTTTTAAATATTGGTAACCATTACGCCATCTTACCTTACAAATGTATATTGAACAAAACAGGACTGAGTATTAACACAAGAGAG GCTGCTATGAGCGTAGCATTGTATTATTATCCAACCGTAAGTGAATTTCTtgatatatttcaaaattaa
- the LOC126914954 gene encoding ubiquitin-conjugating enzyme E2Q-like protein CG4502, with protein sequence MSTRSKEKVVAAFRKFFRPSEKISEQDGASSSTSSPSRRLLSRHHRPDAVTPTDATLSDNPGASNSNHATCFFKSKKSTANSTQGTVAMPDKRVRLRRLMKELSEIQRTQNRLESTFTAELVNDNLFEWHVRLHKIDPESELAADMRELDIPYILLHVVFPENFPFAPPFMRVISPRIEKGFVMEGGAICMELLTPRGWASAYTIEAVITQFAASIVKGQGRVARKPKTSKEFNRRSAEESFRSLVKTHEKYGWVTPPLTEG encoded by the exons ATGTCTACGAGATCGAAGGAGAAAGTGGTGGCTGCTTTTCGAAAATTCTTTCGACCCTCGGAGAAGATCTCGGAGCAAGACGGAGCAAGCAGTTCGACGAGTTCTCCGTCCAGGAGGCTTCTGAGCCGACATCATCGCCCGGATGCGGTCACTCCTACCGATGCCACATTGTCCGACAATCCCGGCGCTAGCAATTCTAATCACGCGACTTGTTTCTTCAAGTCAAAAAAATCTACCGCTAATTCCACGCAG GGAACGGTTGCGATGCCGGATAAGAGAGTTCGTTTACGTCGCTTGATGAAGGAACTGAGCGAAATTCAGAGGACGCAGAATCGACTCGAGTCAACGTTCACCGCGGAGTTGGTGAACGACAATTTGTTCGAGTGGCACGTGAGACTGCACAAGATCGATCCGGAAAGTGAACTGGCCGCGGACATGAGGGAGCTCGATATACCTTACATACTTTTGCACGTGGTGTTTCCTGAGAATTTCCCGTTCGCTCCACCTTTTATGCGCGTTATTTCGCCAAGAATCGAGAAAGGCTTCGTTATGGAAGGCGGTGCGATCTGTATGGAGCTTCTCACGCCCAGAGGATGGGCCAGTGCGTACACGATCGAAGCTGTTATCACGCAATTCGCGGCCAGCATCGTTAAAGGCCAG GGCCGCGTAGCGAGAAAACCAAAGACCAGCAAAGAATTTAACAGACGTTCCGCCGAAGAATCCTTCAGAAGTCTAGTAAAAACGCACGAGAAGTATGGTTGGGTTACGCCGCCGCTCACAGAAGGATAA